The following proteins are co-located in the Seriola aureovittata isolate HTS-2021-v1 ecotype China chromosome 7, ASM2101889v1, whole genome shotgun sequence genome:
- the gem gene encoding GTP-binding protein GEM — protein sequence MLSTVRRHSLRLQTELHRWSICDPGSHLLPDSLLARVPACISRSKSCNSSAGESDGSRGSWSSSDSVISTDSAWEPAEPGRPYRVVLLGASGVGKTAFASIFGGAADSMDSDDCELCEDETCEKTIEVDGEPATVTLLDTWDAETDGEWAQECYMQTGDAYLLLYSITDRASFLRASELRITLRRFRPAQHTPIILVGNKCDLVRRREVSVTEGRACAAVFDCKFIETSAAMQHNVWEAFHGIVRQLRLRRDSKEANKRRRHINCNTRRESLPMKAKRFLDKVVAKNNPSMAFWLKSKSCHDLSVL from the exons ATGCTGTCCACTGTGCGCCGCCACAGCCTCCGCCTGCAGACCGAGCTCCACCGCTGGAGCATCTGCGACCCGGGCAGCCACCTGCTCCCGGACAGCCTCCTGGCCCGGGTCCCCGCATGCATCTCTCGCTCCAAGTCCTGCAACAGCTCCGCCGGGGAGTCGGACGGCAGCCGCGGGAGCTGGTCTTCCTCAGACTCGGTCATCTCCACTGACTCCGCCTGGGAGCCGGCGGAACCCGGCAGACCGTACCGGGTGGTCTTGTTAGGGGCCAGTGGAGTCGGTAAAACGGCTTTCGCTAGCATCTTCGGTGGGGCGGCAGACAGCATGGACAGTGATGACTGCGAGCTGTGTGAAG ACGAGACGTGTGAAAAGACGATTGAAGTGGATGGAGAACCTGCCACTGTAACTCTGCTGGACACCTGGGACGCAGAG actgACGGTGAATGGGCTCAGGAGTGCTACATGCAGACAGGTGATGCCTACCTGTTGCTGTACTCTATAACTGACCGGGCCTCGTTCCTGCGAGCTTCTGAGCTCCGGATCACCCTGCGCCGCTTCCGTCCTGCTCAGCACACACCAATCATCCTGGTGGGGAACAAGTGTGACCTGGTGCGGCGCAGAGAGGTGTCAGTCACTG AGGGCCGtgcctgtgctgctgtgtttgacTGCAAGTTCATCGAGACCTCAGCTGCCATGCAGCACAATGTCTGGGAGGCCTTCCACGGCATAGTACGACAACTGCGTCTACGCCGAGACTCCAAGGAAGCCAACAAACGTCGCAGGCACATAAACTGTAACACACGCCGCGAGAGCCTTCCTATGAAGGCCAAACGTTTCCTCGACAAGGTGGTGGCAAAGAACAACCCCAGTATGGCGTTCTGGCTAAAGTCTAAGTCCTGCCATGATCTGTCTGTGCTGTAG